Proteins encoded in a region of the Clarias gariepinus isolate MV-2021 ecotype Netherlands unplaced genomic scaffold, CGAR_prim_01v2 scaffold_30, whole genome shotgun sequence genome:
- the fbl gene encoding rRNA 2'-O-methyltransferase fibrillarin has protein sequence MKPGFSPRGGGGRGGFGGGRGGFGGGRGGFGEGRGGFGGRGRGGDRGGGRGGFRGGRGGGGGGFRSPGGEGGFRGRGGGRGTPRGRGGRGGGFGGGKKVTVEPHRHEGVFICRGKEDALVTKNMVVGESVYGEKRISVEDGETKIEYRAWNPFRSKLAAAILGGIDQIHIKPGTKVMYLGAASGTTVSHVSDIVGPEGLVYAVEFSHRSGRDLLNVAKKRTNIIPIIEDARHPHKYRMLVGMVDVIFADVAQPDQTRIVALNAHNFLKNGGHFVISIKANCIDSTASPEAVFASEVKKMGAENMKPQEQLTLEPYERDHAVVVGVYRPPPKQKK, from the exons GTTTCAGTCCTCGTGGCGGCGGAGGTCGAGGCGGATTCGGCGGAGGTCGAGGCGGATTCGGCGGAGGTCGAGGCGGATTTGGTGAAGGTCGAGGCGGATTCGGCGGTCGAGGCCGTGGTGGGGACAGAGGAGGAGGTAGAGGCGGGTTTAGAGGAGGACGAGGCGGTGGAG GCGGTGGGTTCAGGTCTCCGGGTGGCGAAGGAGGATTCAGGGGCCGTGGAGGAGGCAGAGGGACACCAAGGGGGCGAGGGGGCAGAGGAGGAGGGTTTGGAGGAGGGAAGAAGGTGACGGTGGAGCCGCACAGACATGAAG GTGTGTTTATCTGCCGTGGAAAGGAAGATGCCCTCGTGACTAAGAACATGGTGGTGGGAGAGTCCGTGTACGGCGAGAAGAGGATCAGTGTGGAG GATGGAGAAACGAAGATTGAGTACAGGGCGTGGAACCCGTTCCGCTCCAAACTGGCGGCGGCGATCTTGGGTGGAATCGATCAGATCCACATTAAACCCGGAACCAAAGTCATGTACCTGGGGGCGGCGTCGGGAACCACCGTGTCTCACGTCTCCGATATCGTCGGGCCG gagggttTGGTGTACGCAGTGGAGTTCTCTCACCGCTCCGGTCGAGATTTACTAAACGTAGCCAAAAAGAGAACCAACATTATCCCCATTATCGAAGACGCCAGACATCCGCACAAATACCGCATGCTAGTCG GGATGGTGGACGTGATTTTTGCCGACGTTGCTCAGCCGGATCAAACTCGTATCGTCGCTCTCAACGCTCACAACTTCCTCAAGAACGGCGGCCATTTTGTCATCTCCATCAAG GCGAACTGCATCGACTCGACGGCGTCCCCTGAGGCCGTGTTTGCGTCCGAGGTGAAGAAAATGGGCGCAGAGAACATGAAGCCTCAGGAGCAGCTCACACTCGAGCCATACGAGAGAGACCACGCTGTCGTCGTAGGAGTGTACAG GCCGCCTCCCAAACAGAAGAAATGA